In the genome of Nyctibius grandis isolate bNycGra1 chromosome 23, bNycGra1.pri, whole genome shotgun sequence, the window TGACAGTGATTGCAGCAATTGAAAGTTACATCTTCATATCTTGTATATGGGTGAAACCTTCCAATACTCTTCTTtgtggaaaggaaggaggatggagaaggctcagaaaaagaaacttctgttGATGGATCCAGTACACGTAGCACCTAAGGATGGAAAAGTTGAGAATGAACACAGATCTTTCAAGTTTAATGGGGTTTATCCTTTTCTAACAGCTAGGAAGGATTTCTGCTCAAAAGCAAGGTTTTTCAAGTTGAAAACTAAATATCCATCTATCCAGACCCTCAATATAAAGACATTAAGTACTGTTTATAAATTAGTAATGTCCATCAGAAAGCCAAGGTATGATTTTattgagaataaaaaaaaattctaatctTTTTAGCAGAGTTGAGCAAAACCAGGCAACACAGATAACTAGGCACTGTGAGCCTCCTGCTGCTCAACTATTATTCAGCTGCTTCCAGACTGAACCGTTAGTCTAGTTTGCTATTTGAACATCAAGCTTCCTGCAGTGAAATCTTATCTTGAAAGATAATCATATAGCTTCTCTCTGTGTTTCCACCCACTTTcaacagaacagatttttaGGGCAACAGAAACTACTGCTGAAGTGTTTCCTACCTGAACTAGGTTTCTTCTCCCACTCAGTTCTTAAACTCAATTATTTTCAGTTGGCTTCCTCCTGACACACTAACTCCAAACAAATTTTGACCCAGTTATTTGTGGTGCTAgggacagagaaggaaacagtAGGTATGATATCATTTATGTTGTTCTGCTTATTCTTCCAGGGTTTTTGtgtgggttggttttgtttgttttgtgtgggtATTTTCTTTGTTGGGGGGGTGGTGATGGTgtggtggtttttattttgttttttttaaatgagggaAACAGACAACTCTATTTGGCATGTTTCCCTTGcatatagtttttaaaaaatgcaagataTAAATAGTTAACAAACCAaggcttttctttctggaaagaagACACTGTTCTGACAGATGATTGAGATGTATGAAGAGTTCTTACCATTTCAGCCATTTTCTCAGCAGGGGTATTACAAAACTCTACAGCTGTTGAAGTCTTTTTTGGACTGTTAGTGCCAACATTTCCAAGAAGATGTGAGCTTACAGCTTTGGCTAGCTTACAATTCACAGCTGCTAGCTCTGTTGTAGTGTAAGGCTGGGTATTAGGATAGTATGTCTGCTGTCTCCCCCATTGAAGAGAAACCATCAGCTCCTCGAGCAGCctgtgcagaaaggaaaaaagcaccattagtgttttttctcctctataCTATCAGCACACAGCATACTTCAGAGGAATCATCCCTTCCCAAGACTTACTTTAAccaaaaaaattgaaaaaaatgtttaaaaacaaggagGCAAAGAGGCTATTCTCCAAGGCAAGGCCTCACCACCATAGTATTTTAATACTGGTAAAACTTATTTGACGTCTGGCAGAACAAACCCTAAAAAGTCAATGTGGGTAGAGAATCTGTATGTTTTGGAAGTAGACAGAGGAGACTTGAAGTCAAGACAGTAAGTGATTAAATAGAGAAAGCCTGAGAATGAGGGATGTCAGTTGTACAGTATAGTACCCCTAAGACCTCACACCTCCAGGGAATGAAGAAAGAATTAATGCTACTGTGGCTCTTTCAGCTCTGAGACTGAAAAGTAACTGTACTATCCATCAGCATAATGGATTTTTGTTGAACATCACTGGAATAGGGGAAAGGTCTAAAATAAAAGGCCTAAAATAAactgacagaaatgaaaagcttgCACAGAGGCAGCCTGGATTAGAAAAATCATACTTCCGTGTATCCATCATCTCTTGACGGAACTGGTCACGTTCATTCAGCAAGTCCTGGATTGCACTTTGTGCATCCCTGGTTTGACGCTGAAGGATTGCTCTGGTATTGGTCAGCTCATCGGCCATAACCCTGCAAAAGGAGTCTCCAGTCAGTAGTGTGAGCAGTTTGAGAGTCACCTTTATTCTACTACAGACCGTAATTTGTCAGCTCAAACTAAGTATTAACTTAATGCTAAAGAAACAAGTTAAATTAGCATAGCTAAGGACTAGCCTAGCTAGGACTATTACAAGTACTTACATTCACTCAATATGCAGAAACTTCTTAAGACTGCTAAGAATTAATGGTCTTAAGACCACTAATTAAAGGGAGGACACTGTATTCTCTTACCATTTCCTTCAAGCAGTAAGGCCTTTTTGTAATACGCACTAAGCATATCTAGTTAGTTATATCCAAGTACagtaaaagattaaaaatccTAGAACACTATTTACAGATCTGGTAAGACGACTACACTTAGCAAGTTAAAAGTCTAATCCATTGTCAAAGGAGATTTTGGCACTCAGACCAGCGTAAGGTTTGCTCCTGACTTTAGTTACCCGTTATTCTATGGTTATAGAAGTAAGAGTAGGGTTCTGAGCAGTAGAAGTGTTTAATGAAAAGGTGCCCCTACTCTTTCTTCAGTACTGAGCTGCCCTTCCCAGTCACTGTAAGCAGAGTTCTTAACCAAAGCAGCTTCTTTGCAAACTGATTGTATCATGCTGGGTGATGGGGATGAAAATCAAGCTAATCACCTTTAAGACAAGTCAAAACAGCTGTCCTGGAAGACATTTTTAAACCCGAAACTACACAGTATCAGAATTAAGAACTTCTCTTGCTAAGTTAAGAACTGTAGCTAAGATTTTAGGAGGTTTAGGACCCACTGCATCAcctttgaaaagcagaactatTCGATTTACAAGGAGCTTACTTTCTTTGTACCTTCTGTAAACTCAAATTTCACAGGTGTCAGTATAGCTGTTGTGCCTGTCCTCTGCATACATAAGCATGTTCCCAGGCATTGCACTGGGCATATGTAACAAAAGACTGAAGGAGGATGCTGTTGTAACAGCTCTGTACGAGGGAATACCTGCTTGCTAGGAATTTGCTTCGCCACACGTCACACTGTATAGACATGCGCTCTAATTGTTCAGACAGCTGAGAGATATTCCGGCTCAGGACTTCATTTTCTAGGATCAGCTGGTTTTTCTCCCGAGCCATCCGTTCAAAGTGGTACTGCAGATCATCCCCAACAGAAGCAACAAGTAATTTCTTCAGCTCACGATTCACCTAGAATTAGACCAGTCTTGTAATTATCACTATAGAATGAAACACCTCCTACTTCCAGAATGCAGTGTAACTTACTGCAAATTGCTAACACtaaattgcctttctttttccagaatggGATGCGTGCAATGCAGAGTATATTAAGCCTCAGAATCCAATCCAGTGAGCACAAACATTTGAGGTGAATGCACATTTAACACATTCTTGCTTAAATTCTAAGAGGCCAAAGAGGAAGAATGAAAGCCTGCtacaagaaacaaagaaagttTCAGTAGTATTCAAGTCCTGAATCAGTAAGATAACAAAGGATTAGACAAGACATCCACAGATTATATTATGCAGAAAATTATAGTCATCCCTTCTATGGCATAACATTTTTCACTTAGAAGTTGAGTTGAGGACCAAAATCTTTCCTCATGAAAGATCCACTTCCCTGCAGCCCTCTAACGTGTTTCTCCCAGACTCAAGCCTTTGATACTTTCACCTGTTgtcagagaagcagcactggATCACTTAAGTGTATTTCTACTCTGTATCTTAGCTGGTAAGTTCAAAGGGGAAACTATTTGTTTCAAGGCTAGAGTGTCACAGCAGTTCTCTTTGGTCACATTCATAAACTGCTTATATAAACCACAGCAGCTGTGTGAGAGAATATACCTTCCATTTCTTACCTCGGTCTGTATACGCAGCTGGTTGGAGAGACCTTCTTTATCCTGTAACAACCGCTTCTCTGAATTCTTTAGCTTTTTGATTGCATTTTTCAGCTCTATCTGTTCTTTCTTTGGATCTGCGGCTCCATCTGACTGATGGAATGTGTCTCCTTTATGTCCCACTGATTTAGCCACCTTAGCATTTTTAGTTGGAACAACATGGGTGATAGCTGCTTTGGGGACTAAGATACGAATAGCTTCAATCTCCACTGATTTATCAGCATGTActttccccagctgcagaaCTCCAGGACTTGGGGAAGAGACTTTCTTTTTATGTGGGCTGCGGTGGATGTGGTGGTTGGTAGTGTTGTCTCCAGTGGTTACTTCCACCGATGCAGCTGTCTGCTCTGTTTCCATGCCATCTCCGGGTCCGCGGATGGCTGATGAGGTATCATCAACTAGAATTTAGAAACAGTGGAGGGAAAGTTAACCACCTTTTACTTTGTTATAGTCTCATTGTAACTCCTCACTTAATTTCTCTACTTCAAAGTTACAGATTTTAATTGCACGCTGCATGTGTAAAATAGTCCTTTGCAGCAGTTATTATCAAGCAAAAGTTAGAAAAGTCCTTACTCAAGTGTGTGTTGCTCATTAATACTAATAGTACAAGACACAAACATTGATCTGAATTGTCTTAATCTCAGTTTCTGGCTCCTATACAAGATCAGGTAGATGCAGACATGAAAAGGAGCTAGTAAGGAGAAAACTCTTGACAATATGACTCATAGGTTGAAAGCAAAATCAGGTTTTGGGAAATGATAGAATCAGAGCAGTctcatttaaaagcaataattaaatgaaaagcagctATTTGCTACATAGCTAACACCTTAAAAAGTTTAGCAGACTTTTAAGTACTGTCTACCATGTGTTTTAGTTGTCCAAATgaaggtttaagaaaagccaaCAAGCCagttctgcttcatttttaacCAACAGACCCTGGTATTCCCAGTAATAGTGCATTCTGCTCTGAATTCCCCAATATGCATGAGAAGTAAAATGAATTTCAGTAAACATTAAGTTCACTGAGTTTTCAGCTGAATGAAATATTGTCACACTAAGGTTTCTTCACAATGGGTGAAGGCAAGAAAGTTTCTTACAACATAGCTACAcatactgcttttttcctcttcctgtggGCAGTAATGTAGCCTGCATCCTCTAAataacacatttcaaaaatgcTGTAGTAGCACCATTATATTGCCCTGCTTTCAAGTTGGCTGAATCAGTACCAACAGGTTCTAAATACTAGAGGAGGACTGACAGACGAGTGTACAGACAGATGACAGTACAAAGGACAAATTTGGTGTTCGATACAAAGCTGGATTAGAAAACCATATTCAATTAACTGTTTCATCCAGGCAGCTCTGGTTTTCACTGCAATAATGAAGTCACATAAGTACTTTCTAATAGATACATAAAAAGAATAAGTTTAAATGAATGGAGCCTAGCGAACAGTGTAACTGGTCTTTAGAATTCAAGTTAAGGTACTTCTAATCCAGTCTGCTCAGATATCATGTGAACCACCTACCTTTTTCTAGAGAAGTCATTTTCTCTTTAGCAGTCAGCTCTTCTAACTACAGAAGTCTGAGGAgtaaaggagaggagagaggggaaaaaaatataaatctttaGCACGGTAACAGTGACAGCTAATCTTGGATTACCCTGTTTTTCTAGTGCAACCTCTAAACCCCAGTTCAGTAGCAcgctgaaagaaaaacacaccagaacaaaggaaaaaaacccaaaatgatAAAAAACACACCAGGACCCAGAGTGTTAAAAGAAGGCGGCCTATGAGATTTCTGGcacttgtttcatttttcactaAGAGCTAGACTTCAACTCCTATCTATCTCTTGCTCCTCATCTATCTTTCACTAAGAGCTAGACTTCAATTCCTACTTCTTGCTCCTCATCCAGCTCCATCCTCAAATTCCTCTTTCCAGTCTCCCTCCTGTTCTCAGTGGGAGTTACAGAGTTTAAAAATTCGTAACGCTCCCAGAGTACAACTGCGCGACCATGCAGAGGTAACCTAAGATCATCACAGAACCACAAGGGAAATCCCACACTGTGCTTAAAGGAGACCAAGAGATGAGGAGGTAACAGTTGCACAATTGCTTTAGTCCTGCTTACTAatacaacttctttttttaacagagccAATTAGTTTGAGATCAGTTgttctggtttgtgttttttttttttccttcagttctccCTGTTCTTCAAGGGAGATCTCCCAAAGCCCTTGCTTCCTTTCCTTATACCACTAACTGAAAAGGCTTAACTACAACTTTTTTGACCTCCATTGCTACAGCTTTCTGCCCTGAGAAAATAATGGTAGCGATGAGCATGCTACTGCCAGCTTTCTAGATTATTTGTTTTGTGGAACGTAGGTTTATCTTTTGTGGTGACCAGATGACAAAAGAAGCAacttttcctccttcagcttTCTCAAACTACAGATACAGGAACTTCTTGCTATCTGTTGCTTCTACAGCTGGAGGTATGTTTTTTGCTCATTTAATACCATGATGTGCTGCTAATCACTACTGTTCGTTCATTTTTGATTGAGGATCTCCACTCATCTGAGGAAAATGAGGATGATGCAAGCTCAGAGGGAGGCAAGATACTCAATACAAGACTGATAATGAGCATTTGATCTTAGCTGCCGCATCTGAGCCCACCTGCTGATGATCCTGCTCCTTCGCTGTTCATGTTCTAACGCTGTTCTTACTGTCCTGTTACTTTCAAAGTCTCAAGGCAAGCCGCTGCGCACATCTGCCTTTTATTATCTTCCAACAGGCAAAACTCCTTCACTGGTTGAAGCGTTAACCACTGCACCTCCCAGCTAACGCCGTGCCCCGCAGAACCCCACACAGGACAAACAACGCAAGGAAATCCTGCCTTAACGCGGCTGAGTCACGACCCACGCGGGCCTCGGAAATCCAGCCCCGGCCACCCAGCGCCTCGGCTGCCAGGGGCGAGGAGGGGCCAGCTCTCACCTCACCCCCCACCTTGCCGCTAAGCGACAGCTGGACGTTACCCACCGCTCCGGAAA includes:
- the BLZF1 gene encoding golgin-45 codes for the protein MTSLEKVDDTSSAIRGPGDGMETEQTAASVEVTTGDNTTNHHIHRSPHKKKVSSPSPGVLQLGKVHADKSVEIEAIRILVPKAAITHVVPTKNAKVAKSVGHKGDTFHQSDGAADPKKEQIELKNAIKKLKNSEKRLLQDKEGLSNQLRIQTEVNRELKKLLVASVGDDLQYHFERMAREKNQLILENEVLSRNISQLSEQLERMSIQCDVWRSKFLASRVMADELTNTRAILQRQTRDAQSAIQDLLNERDQFRQEMMDTRKLLEELMVSLQWGRQQTYYPNTQPYTTTELAAVNCKLAKAVSSHLLGNVGTNSPKKTSTAVEFCNTPAEKMAEMVLRVLDPSTEVSFSEPSPSSFLSTKKSIGRFHPYTRYEDVTFNCCNHCQGELIAL